One part of the Muntiacus reevesi chromosome 20, mMunRee1.1, whole genome shotgun sequence genome encodes these proteins:
- the LOC136151195 gene encoding soluble scavenger receptor cysteine-rich domain-containing protein SSC5D-like: MTKDYITPEPGITEDYTTPDLGITEDYTTPDPEIMEDYTTPDLGITEDYTTPDPGITEDNTTPDPGTTEDNTTPDPGITEDYITQDLGTMEDYTTPDPGTTEDHTTPDPGITEDYITPDPGTTEDYITPDPGTTEDYITPDPGITEKYTTPDPGTTEDYITPDPGITENYTTPDPGITEDYTTPDPGITEYYITPDPGITEYYITPDPGTTENYTTPDPETTENYTTPDPGITEDNITPDPGITEYYITPDPGTTENYTTPDPGIREDYTTPDPGTTENYTTPDPGTTENYTTPDPGTTENYTTPDPGTTENYTTPDPGITEGYITPDPGITEDYTTPDPGITEDYITPDPGTTENYTTPDPGITEDYTTPDPGTTENYTTPDPGIMEDYITPDPGTTENYTTLDPGTTENYTTPDPGTTENYTTPDPGTTEDYITPDPGTTENYTTPDPGITEDYITPDPGTMENYTTPDPGITENYITPDPRTTENYTTPDPGITEDYTTPGPGTTDDYPTKHPDTQLEGTDSVTAVKPPGLLTPIKIILISLAATAVTVAIFVGFGFLVVSIWP, encoded by the coding sequence ATGACAAAGGACTACATCACTCCAGAACCAGGGATCACGGAGGACTACACGACACCAGACCTGGGGATCACGGAGGACTACACCACACCAGATCCAGAAATCATGGAGGACTACACCACTCCAGACCTGGGGATCACAGAGGACTACACCACACCAGACCCGGGGATCACAGAGGACAATACCACACCAGACCCGGGGACCACGGAGGACAATACCACACCAGACCCGGGGATCACAGAGGACTACATCACACAAGACCTGGGGACCATGGAGGACTACACCACTCCAGACCCGGGGACCACAGAGGACCATACTacaccagacccagggatcacggAGGACTACATCACTCCAGACCCCGGGACCACGGAGGACTACATCACTCCAGACCCTGGGACCACGGAGGACTACATCACTCCAGACCCTGGGATCACAGAGAAATACAccactccagacccagggaccacGGAGGACTATATCACTCCAGACCCCGGGATCACCGAGAACTACACCacaccagacccagggatcacggAGGACTACAccactccagacccagggatcacggAGTACTACAtcactccagacccagggatcacggAGTACTACATCACTCCAGACCCTGGGACCACAGAGAATTACACCACTCCAGACCCTGAGACCACGGAGAACTACACCacaccagacccagggatcacggAGGACAACAtcactccagacccagggatcacggAGTACTACATCACTCCAGACCCTGGGACCACAGAGAATTACAccactccagacccagggatcagggAGGACTACACCACTCCAGACCCCGGGACCACAGAGAACTACACCACTCCAGACCCCGGGACCACAGAGAATTACACCACTCCAGACCCCGGGACCACAGAGAACTACACCACTCCAGACCCTGGGACCACGGAGAATTACACCacaccagacccagggatcacggAGGGCTACATCACTCCAGACCCCGGGATCACGGAGGACTACAccactccagacccagggatcacggAGGACTACATCACTCCAGACCCTGGGACCACGGAGAACTACAccactccagacccagggatcacggAGGACTACACCACTCCAGACCCCGGGACCACGGAGAACTACAccactccagacccagggatcatgGAGGACTACATCACTCCAGACCCCGGGACCACGGAGAACTACACCACTCTAGACCCCGGGACCACGGAGAACTACAccactccagacccagggaccacGGAGAACTACACCACTCCAGACCCTGGGACCACGGAGGACTACATCACTCCAGACCCCGGGACCACGGAGAACTACAccactccagacccagggatcacggAGGACTACATCACTCCAGACCCCGGGACCATGGAGAACTACAccactccagacccagggatcacggAGAACTACATCACTCCAGACCCCAGGACCACGGAGAACTACACCacaccagacccagggatcacggAGGACTACACCACACCAGGCCCAGGGACCACAGATGACTACCCCACTAAACATCCAGACACTCAACTGGAGGGAACAGACTCAGTAACAGCAGTGAAACCCCCTGGGCTCCTGACGCCCATCAAAATCATCCTCATTTCCCTGGCGGCCACCGCTGTCACTGTTGCAATCTTTGTTGGATTTGGCTTCCTAGTGGTGAGTATTTGGCCCTGA